Within Actinomycetota bacterium, the genomic segment GGCGGCGTGGCGCCGGTGTGGTTGCAGGGCTCGAGGGTCACGTACGCGGTCGCGCCCCGTGCGCGCTCGCCTGCGGCCGCCAACGCGGCCACCTCGGCGTGCGGGCCCCCGCAGCGCGCGTGCCAGCCCTCGCCCACGGCGCCCTCGTCACGCACGAGCACGCAGCCGACGACCGGGTTGGGCGACGTGGCGCCGCGCCCACGCTCGGCCAGCGTGTAGGCACGCCGAAGCCAGGGGTCGACCACGTCACAGGATGCGTCCGAGAACATACGCACGCGAGAACTCGCGCTCCTTCCTTCTCCCATCCGGACTATACCGTCGGCCCCGGGATCACACCGGGTCGGCCCCTTTCGGGGTTCGCGGGCTATCACCGCCGGTGGGGAATCTCACCCCGCCCTGAAGAAAGCAAGGGGAAGTGTAGCACGGGGGGGCTCTAGGGCCGCCTGACCCTACCCAGCTTCCTACGACCATCGCTGATGTGAACGATCTCGAACGAACTCGGTGGCAGCAGGCCGATGACCACGAGAGGTACGCTCAACACATCGTTCAATGGTCGAAGGTACTGCACGTATTTCTCAAACGACCCGACCGCGCTGTCGAATCCTCCTGCGGCTTTCATCGCATCAGTCGCTGTGATGATGACGCCCGCCTCGGTCTGGATCGCTTTCCGCACATGATTGAGTTCGGAGGCCATGACCGGCTTCAGCAGGTTCCACGCAGCCGCCTCGCCGTGGTTGAACGCGACCTCGACGGACACGACGTCCTTCGCGAAGTCGAGTCGGTATCGTCCCCCATCACCCGCCATGTACCCCTCATCCGCGAATATCGGACTCTCGGCAGCCCATCCGGCCGCGCCGAAGCGCTCTTTGAGCATCGCGTTCAGTACCGCCGAAATGCTCTTCGACTCGTGGATCTGGGCCTCGAATCGGTCCGCGAGTTCGTCGTCGGAGATCCCACCGACTGCCGCCGCGATCTCCTGCCACAGACTGCGGAACGGCTCCTCATTCTCGAAGAGCGTCATTCCGTGCCTGTGCGAGTGCGTGATGAACTCCATCGCTGATACCCCCTCAGTAGCTACACTCGCGCCCGCGCTGAGTGCGCCGACGTCCGTCCGAGCGAGTCGACGACACGCGCCAACGCAGATTCGCTCTCGATCTCGCACTCCCACACTAACAACACCGTCCAACCCGAATCTTGCAGTTGACTGACCTTTCGCGCATCCCGCTCCGCATTCAACTCGAACTTCCGCTCCCAGAACTCGCGGTTCGTCTGCGGCATAGCTGGCTTGCAGTGCGGGCATCTGTGCCAGAAGCACCCGTTGACGAAGATGGCGACCTTCCGACCCGGGTACGCGATGTCGGGCCGACCCGGCGCTTTCCGCCAGTGCAATCGGTAGCCGGGGAATCCTGCCTCACGAAGCATGGCGCGCAGCCGGACTTCCGGCGTCGTGTTCTTCGCAACGTTGCCGCGCATGGAGCGCGACACGGCCGGTGCACTCGCAGGCGGAGGGGGTCCGAGCCTACTGGGAGACAAGAAGCGGACGCACCTCCACTCAGTCGCGCGAGGCCTCGACAGCCACCTCTCTGCCGATGCGCTCGACGATGCCCACCACCAGAGCATTCCCCATGCAGAACGCTCTCTTCACGTCGCTCATCCCGGTATCAGTCCAGCCCCGCGGAAACCCGTTCAACTCCTCCAACTCCTCCGGAGTCAGGCGTCGGAACGGGCCGCCCGCAATCGGCTGGACGATGTGCTTGAACCGCGAAGCGGAAGTCCCACCCTCGCCGGTGAGCACCGTTCGAGCAGGCCGGTCGAGCGGGTCGGGGAACGCCATCCCGCCTTCGGAGTACAGGTACTCGAACCCCGTGGCCTTGTCGACGCGCGGCTCCCGTTTCGATCCCTTCAAGTACGCCCAGCGCGGAATCGCGGCCTCTTCCACGAGGAAGGAGTCATCCACTCGACGGCTCTTGCGGATGACGTCGCCGAGCACGATTCGCTTGCCGTGGTGCGCGGGCTGCAGTTCCCGAGTCCACACCTGACCGTCCAACATGACCCCGGCTCCACGGAACGGGCTCGTACGACGTTCAACGCCGATGGTGCTGCTCACCTCGTAGACGTCTTCGGGCAGTTCGAGGTAGTCGCAGACGACGGACGCCTGGTCCTTCTCGAACTGCCTCCTCTCCGCAACCGGGAGCGCCCGCGCGAGCACCCCTCCCACGACGAGCCGTTCCGTTGGATCCCATGAGGACTTCCGCGTGCGCGAAAGACGCTCGGCGTAGACAAAGACGCGGCGGCGGCGCTGCGGGTAGCCGTAGTCGGCAGCGTTGACCACGCGCCACTCGACTGCATACCCGAGACGCGCGAAGCACGCGAGGATGATTGCGAAGTCACGCCCACGCTGGCCCACAGGAGACTTGAGCAGTCGGTCCACGTTCTCCAGAAGGACGAAGCGGGGTCTCTTCATCTCAAGCAACCTGTGGATCTCCCACCACAGGACGCCCTTCTTCCCGCGGATGCCCTCGGCCTGGCTCAGTGGCTTGGCGACCGAGTAGTCCTG encodes:
- the dcm gene encoding DNA (cytosine-5-)-methyltransferase — protein: MPSRTPENPERLLRAIELFAGVGGFRLGLEPSGWEIVWANQWEPPGTPSKQFAFDCYVRRFDPENVHPERHTNRDIAAVLDDVVAGRFRIPKHDLLVGGFPCQDYSVAKPLSQAEGIRGKKGVLWWEIHRLLEMKRPRFVLLENVDRLLKSPVGQRGRDFAIILACFARLGYAVEWRVVNAADYGYPQRRRRVFVYAERLSRTRKSSWDPTERLVVGGVLARALPVAERRQFEKDQASVVCDYLELPEDVYEVSSTIGVERRTSPFRGAGVMLDGQVWTRELQPAHHGKRIVLGDVIRKSRRVDDSFLVEEAAIPRWAYLKGSKREPRVDKATGFEYLYSEGGMAFPDPLDRPARTVLTGEGGTSASRFKHIVQPIAGGPFRRLTPEELEELNGFPRGWTDTGMSDVKRAFCMGNALVVGIVERIGREVAVEASRD
- a CDS encoding very short patch repair endonuclease; translated protein: MLWWWASSSASAERWLSRPRATEWRCVRFLSPSRLGPPPPASAPAVSRSMRGNVAKNTTPEVRLRAMLREAGFPGYRLHWRKAPGRPDIAYPGRKVAIFVNGCFWHRCPHCKPAMPQTNREFWERKFELNAERDARKVSQLQDSGWTVLLVWECEIESESALARVVDSLGRTSAHSARARV